Below is a genomic region from Deinococcus detaillensis.
CAGTCTCGGCTACGTCCCACCTGCCGAGTTCGCCGCCCGCTATCATCCAGCCTAGAAGTGACTTGCCTGCTGGTCCTGCGCTTTGGGTTCACTCCAGATACATGAGTTTGTGAGTGCCCAACAGCGACACGCAGGCCGATTTTGGCAGGAGATGTGCTCAGCTGGCACGGTCCAGTTTTATGGACAAAGCTGATTAGAGTCCCGTTTCATGGTGAGTGTACTGCGGTGGTCGAAGGTTGAGTTACCGAGTGAAGTGCAGCGAACTCGTCGGGCGTCCGATACTGCAACGAAGAATGCGGCCGAATACCGTTGTAAAAGGCACGCCAGGCGTCAATAAGCACCTGGGCGTGCTCAGGTGAAAAGAAGATCTCCACGTTCAGCAGTTCGTCGCGGAGTCTGGAATGGAAGCTCTCTGCGATGTCGTTCTGCCAGGGTTTCCCTGGAGCGATGTGCCTCTTGGTCACTCCCTGTGCTGTGAGCCATGCGCCC
It encodes:
- a CDS encoding integrase core domain-containing protein, encoding MLITPEYALKAAFKTFGSPTILRSDNGPEFIAHDLGAWLTAQGVTKRHIAPGKPWQNDIAESFHSRLRDELLNVEIFFSPEHAQVLIDAWRAFYNGIRPHSSLQYRTPDEFAALHSVTQPSTTAVHSP